In Halorhabdus rudnickae, the following proteins share a genomic window:
- the hypB gene encoding hydrogenase nickel incorporation protein HypB, with the protein MNYTIRQPFADAIPIDRLLDRLLSDSDPLGPLQAHRMGHGDDDHDHGEGDAEADILAQFAEQADDLHEHVVHDHGIFVAEFLGATGSGKTRLIERLIERAPDDEEIGVIVGDVAGEDDATRFRELGVSVANVNTGKECHLDPSLVEGALEDLDLDALDTLYIENVGNMVCPADFPLGAQARVLVVSATEGDDVVRKHPLLFQACDGAVINKVDIAEAVNADLDLMESDVSEIAPEMPTFQTSAEHGEGLEELAAFLDERGHTHASDHEAYVAGDGHSHSHGEEQSHDHTHEDGHEHAHSHD; encoded by the coding sequence ATGAATTACACGATACGACAGCCGTTCGCGGACGCGATACCAATCGACCGACTGCTCGACCGCCTGCTATCCGATTCCGATCCGCTCGGACCGTTGCAGGCCCATCGGATGGGCCACGGCGACGACGATCACGACCACGGCGAGGGCGACGCCGAGGCCGACATTCTCGCACAGTTCGCCGAGCAGGCCGACGACCTCCACGAGCACGTGGTCCACGATCACGGCATCTTCGTCGCCGAGTTCCTCGGCGCGACAGGGAGCGGCAAGACCCGGCTCATCGAGCGCCTGATCGAGCGGGCGCCCGACGACGAAGAGATCGGCGTGATCGTCGGCGACGTGGCCGGGGAGGACGACGCCACCCGCTTTCGGGAGTTGGGCGTCTCCGTCGCCAACGTCAATACGGGCAAGGAGTGTCACCTCGACCCCTCGCTGGTCGAGGGCGCACTAGAGGATCTCGATCTCGACGCGCTCGATACGCTGTACATCGAGAACGTCGGCAACATGGTCTGTCCGGCGGACTTCCCGCTCGGGGCACAGGCCCGTGTGCTCGTCGTCTCGGCGACGGAAGGCGACGACGTGGTGCGTAAGCATCCCCTCCTGTTCCAGGCCTGTGACGGCGCAGTTATCAACAAGGTCGACATCGCCGAGGCGGTCAACGCCGACCTCGACTTGATGGAATCGGACGTGAGCGAGATCGCCCCGGAGATGCCGACGTTCCAGACCAGTGCCGAACACGGCGAGGGGCTGGAGGAGCTGGCAGCGTTCTTAGACGAGCGGGGGCACACCCACGCGAGCGATCACGAGGCGTACGTGGCCGGGGACGGACACAGTCACTCACATGGTGAGGAGCAGTCTCACGACCACACGCACGAAGACGGTCACGAACACGCTCACTCGCACGACTGA
- a CDS encoding hydrogenase maturation nickel metallochaperone HypA/HybF, with protein sequence MHEFSIATQVLEAAREAAADHGVDTFEGITVSVGEASHVNPDQLETCLEAAADSTISDGELDIELETVVPYAECSCGWSGEPETIDRALAYAPDLTCPECDARLELARGNECRLMSVTIPDENGDADRANTNDSEGEGESDGLNPDAVESDPSN encoded by the coding sequence ATGCACGAGTTCTCCATCGCCACGCAGGTGCTCGAAGCCGCCCGGGAAGCGGCGGCCGATCACGGAGTGGATACTTTCGAAGGTATCACCGTCTCGGTCGGCGAGGCCAGCCACGTCAATCCCGACCAGCTGGAGACGTGCCTCGAAGCGGCGGCCGACTCGACGATCAGTGACGGCGAACTCGACATCGAACTCGAAACCGTCGTTCCCTACGCCGAGTGTTCGTGTGGCTGGAGCGGCGAACCCGAGACGATCGATCGTGCGCTGGCCTACGCCCCGGACCTGACCTGTCCGGAGTGTGACGCTCGCCTGGAGCTTGCTCGCGGCAACGAGTGTCGACTCATGAGCGTCACGATCCCGGACGAGAACGGAGACGCCGACCGCGCGAATACGAACGACAGCGAGGGAGAAGGCGAAAGCGACGGACTGAACCCCGACGCAGTAGAATCCGATCCGAGCAACTGA
- a CDS encoding ribonucleotide-diphosphate reductase subunit beta gives MPILDTDAEHDPNKILPIDYDWAREYYEAGVNNNWVPEEIPMQDDVAQWNGEELTDAERQLVEWNLGFFSTAESLTANNLVLALYEYVTAPECRQYLLRQAYEEAIHTDTFIYCCDSLGFEPDYLYGMYDRVPSIAEKDQFVVNLTRSIDDPDFTIDGEDDVRDLLRDLVGFYVIMEGIFFYAGFAMMLGLKRQSKLVGIGQQFEYIMRDESLHVGFGVDLINQIRSEHEDIWTDEFDAEVIDLIEEAVELEQIYAREACPEEILGMGPEQFADYVEYIADRRLDQLDLPEQYGTDNPFPWMSEQVDLNKEKNFFETQVTEYQSGGSLEW, from the coding sequence ATGCCAATACTCGATACCGACGCCGAACACGATCCGAACAAGATCCTGCCGATCGACTACGACTGGGCCCGCGAGTACTACGAGGCGGGCGTCAACAACAACTGGGTCCCCGAGGAGATCCCCATGCAGGACGACGTCGCCCAGTGGAACGGCGAGGAACTCACCGACGCCGAGCGCCAGCTGGTCGAGTGGAACCTCGGGTTCTTCTCGACGGCCGAATCGCTGACCGCGAACAACCTCGTGTTGGCCCTCTATGAGTACGTCACCGCACCGGAGTGTCGTCAGTACCTCCTCCGGCAGGCTTACGAGGAGGCCATCCACACGGACACGTTCATCTACTGCTGTGACTCGTTGGGTTTCGAACCTGACTATCTCTACGGCATGTACGACCGTGTCCCCTCGATCGCCGAAAAAGACCAGTTCGTCGTCAACCTGACGCGCTCGATCGACGATCCCGACTTCACGATCGACGGCGAGGACGACGTCCGGGACCTCCTCCGTGATCTCGTGGGCTTTTACGTCATCATGGAAGGGATCTTCTTCTATGCGGGCTTTGCGATGATGCTCGGGCTCAAGCGACAGTCGAAGTTGGTCGGGATCGGCCAGCAGTTCGAATACATCATGCGCGATGAGTCTCTGCACGTGGGATTCGGCGTCGATCTCATCAACCAGATTCGCTCCGAGCACGAGGACATCTGGACTGATGAGTTCGACGCCGAGGTGATCGATCTCATCGAAGAAGCCGTCGAGTTAGAGCAGATCTACGCCCGCGAGGCCTGCCCCGAGGAGATTCTGGGGATGGGTCCCGAACAGTTCGCCGATTACGTCGAGTACATCGCCGACCGCCGGTTGGACCAATTGGACCTGCCCGAACAGTACGGGACGGACAACCCCTTCCCGTGGATGTCCGAACAGGTCGATCTCAACAAGGAAAAGAACTTCTTCGAGACCCAGGTCACGGAGTACCAGAGCGGCGGCTCCCTGGAGTGGTAG
- the hypE gene encoding hydrogenase expression/formation protein HypE, whose protein sequence is MTDTDNGDVLEDSDTPTDGYTDDEVITHAHGAGGGQMTDLIEELAVSRFAESEADVGLAALDDGSVQPIDDEHSVVVTTDSHVVTPLFFRGGDIGRLAVSGTVNDLAMMGATEPLALTSSLIIEAGTPQSTVERVTESMRETCEEAGATVTTGDTKVMGSDEIDTLAINTTGIAVVPKGGHVPDAGLSVGDKIIVSGTIGDHGISLLSEREGFDFGGDLASDVQPVNDLVAAAMDAGDVTAMKDPTRGGLATVLNEMAGKADVGIDLEERSIPISGAVSSAGEVLGIEPFDVACEGVVVMGVASDDADAVLTALRDNPKGEDAAVVGEVVEDHAGQVVLDTGFGRRYLTPPEGEQLPRIC, encoded by the coding sequence ATGACGGATACAGACAACGGCGACGTGCTCGAGGATAGCGACACCCCGACGGACGGGTACACTGACGACGAGGTCATCACCCACGCCCACGGCGCGGGCGGCGGCCAGATGACCGATCTGATCGAGGAGTTGGCAGTCTCCCGATTCGCCGAGAGCGAGGCGGACGTCGGCCTGGCAGCCCTCGATGACGGGAGCGTCCAGCCGATCGACGACGAGCACTCGGTTGTCGTCACGACCGACAGCCACGTCGTCACGCCCCTGTTTTTCCGCGGCGGGGACATCGGCCGACTCGCCGTCTCGGGGACGGTCAACGACCTGGCGATGATGGGCGCGACCGAACCCCTGGCGTTGACGAGTTCGCTGATCATCGAGGCCGGCACCCCACAGTCGACCGTCGAACGCGTCACTGAGTCGATGCGCGAGACTTGCGAGGAGGCCGGCGCGACCGTGACGACCGGCGATACGAAGGTGATGGGTAGCGACGAGATCGACACGCTGGCGATCAATACGACGGGAATCGCCGTCGTCCCGAAGGGCGGCCACGTCCCCGACGCCGGTCTCTCGGTCGGCGATAAGATCATCGTCTCCGGGACGATCGGCGATCACGGGATCTCGCTGCTCTCCGAACGCGAGGGCTTCGACTTCGGCGGGGACCTCGCGAGCGATGTCCAGCCGGTCAACGACCTCGTCGCCGCGGCGATGGACGCTGGCGACGTGACAGCGATGAAAGACCCCACGAGAGGGGGACTCGCCACCGTTCTCAACGAAATGGCCGGCAAGGCGGACGTTGGTATCGACCTTGAGGAGCGGTCCATCCCCATCTCGGGGGCAGTCTCCTCGGCCGGCGAAGTGCTGGGCATCGAACCGTTCGACGTCGCCTGTGAGGGGGTCGTCGTGATGGGCGTCGCGAGCGATGACGCCGACGCAGTGCTTACAGCACTCAGGGACAATCCCAAGGGCGAGGACGCCGCAGTCGTCGGCGAAGTGGTCGAGGACCACGCCGGGCAGGTTGTCCTCGATACCGGCTTCGGACGGCGGTATCTCACCCCGCCGGAGGGTGAACAACTCCCCCGGATCTGTTGA